The following are from one region of the Edwardsiella tarda ATCC 15947 = NBRC 105688 genome:
- the nikE gene encoding nickel import ATP-binding protein NikE, whose protein sequence is MSLLSTQTLSHHYRLAALGRQTQPVLQAISLQLHRGESVALLGRSGCGKSTLARLLVGLESPTQGRVCWHDTPLPQLDRRAKKAFRRDIQLVFQDAISAVDPRQTVRAILREPMRHLLSLSSAEQRVRASEILQAVELDERVLDQRPPQLSGGQLQRVCLARALVVNPKLLILDEAVSSLDLVLQAEIIALLKRIQQQRDTSYLFITHDLRLVERFCHRVVVMDQGQIVETQTVAERLTLTSAAGRALQQAVLPAFPPRRHAPAEDATPR, encoded by the coding sequence ATGAGCCTACTCAGTACGCAGACCCTCTCCCACCACTATCGCCTCGCGGCATTGGGACGCCAGACACAACCGGTTCTCCAGGCGATCTCGTTGCAACTGCATCGCGGCGAGAGTGTCGCCCTGCTGGGGCGCAGCGGCTGCGGCAAGAGCACGCTGGCGCGCCTGTTAGTCGGGTTGGAGTCGCCCACGCAAGGGCGCGTATGCTGGCATGATACCCCCCTGCCACAGCTCGATCGGCGGGCGAAAAAGGCGTTCCGCCGCGACATCCAACTGGTGTTCCAAGATGCGATCAGCGCGGTCGATCCACGCCAGACGGTACGGGCGATCCTGCGCGAGCCGATGCGCCATCTGCTGTCGCTCTCCTCGGCGGAGCAACGGGTGCGAGCCAGCGAGATACTGCAGGCGGTGGAGTTGGACGAGAGGGTGCTCGACCAACGCCCTCCCCAGTTGAGCGGCGGCCAGCTCCAGCGCGTCTGCCTGGCGCGGGCGTTGGTGGTCAACCCCAAATTGCTGATCCTCGACGAAGCCGTCTCTAGCCTCGACCTGGTGTTACAGGCCGAGATCATCGCGCTACTCAAACGGATCCAGCAGCAGCGGGACACCAGCTATCTGTTCATCACCCATGATCTGCGCCTGGTTGAACGCTTCTGCCACCGAGTGGTCGTGATGGACCAAGGGCAGATCGTCGAGACGCAAACCGTCGCTGAACGCCTGACGCTCACCTCCGCCGCCGGACGGGCACTCCAGCAGGCGGTACTGCCCGCCTTTCCCCCGCGCCGCCATGCACCGGCGGAAGACGCGACGCCCCGCTAA
- a CDS encoding cysteine hydrolase family protein: protein MTQQTFQAQPFALPFDPQSTALVMIDMQRDFVEAGGFGEALGNDVSLVRSAIAPCQKVLAAARAHQLLVIHTREGHRADLSDCPAAKLTRGGKTFIGEPGPMGRILVRGEPGHDIIPELYPIAGEPVVDKPGKGAFYQTDLQLILQNHGIKTLIVCGVTTEVCVNTTVREANDRGYQCIIPADCVGSYFPEFQKSALEMIKAQGAIFGWVSDADSIIAGLQG, encoded by the coding sequence ATGACGCAACAGACATTCCAGGCTCAACCCTTCGCCCTGCCCTTCGATCCCCAGAGCACCGCGCTGGTGATGATCGACATGCAGCGTGACTTCGTCGAGGCCGGCGGCTTTGGCGAGGCGCTCGGTAATGATGTCTCGCTGGTGCGTAGCGCCATTGCCCCCTGCCAAAAAGTGCTCGCCGCCGCGCGCGCCCATCAGCTGTTGGTGATCCATACCCGCGAAGGGCATCGCGCCGATCTGAGCGACTGCCCCGCCGCCAAGCTCACCCGTGGCGGAAAGACCTTCATCGGCGAGCCGGGCCCGATGGGTCGCATCCTGGTGCGAGGCGAACCAGGCCACGACATCATCCCAGAGCTCTACCCTATCGCCGGGGAGCCGGTGGTCGATAAGCCGGGTAAAGGCGCCTTCTACCAGACCGATCTGCAGCTGATCCTACAAAACCATGGCATCAAGACGCTGATCGTCTGCGGGGTGACCACCGAGGTGTGCGTCAATACCACCGTGCGCGAAGCCAACGATCGCGGTTATCAGTGCATCATCCCGGCCGATTGCGTCGGCTCCTACTTCCCCGAGTTCCAGAAATCCGCGCTGGAGATGATCAAGGCGCAGGGAGCGATCTTCGGCTGGGTCAGCGACGCCGACTCCATCATCGCCGGGTTACAGGGCTAA
- a CDS encoding MFS transporter, whose product MNKNFSILGMVFFLWGNITAFTSVLIIFFYQYFALSWQQSIWITVVFYLAPFLACLPCSRAIAWWGYRRMLLLALCGTAVGSLLLALALWRDAFLAALMAMFIVATGVAAMQVVANPYLALLSAPQRRISNLCLASAVNSLGTTLAPLVVALSLRLAPFDAVAREQPISLLWLAIALLSLLLSGAIIWFRLPDVACSQTSLSLGSELRRHRPVLYSVAAIFIYVGVEVALATSLVKYFMVNSG is encoded by the coding sequence ATGAATAAAAATTTTTCGATCTTAGGGATGGTGTTTTTCTTATGGGGAAATATTACAGCGTTTACCAGTGTATTGATAATTTTCTTCTATCAATACTTCGCACTCTCTTGGCAGCAATCTATTTGGATTACGGTAGTCTTCTATTTGGCGCCATTCCTGGCCTGTCTGCCGTGCTCCCGAGCGATCGCGTGGTGGGGATATCGTCGCATGCTCTTACTGGCATTGTGTGGTACCGCTGTCGGAAGTCTGCTCTTAGCGTTGGCACTATGGCGAGACGCTTTTCTGGCGGCATTGATGGCGATGTTTATCGTGGCGACGGGTGTGGCGGCGATGCAGGTTGTGGCGAATCCGTATTTGGCATTGTTGAGTGCACCACAGCGACGGATCTCGAACTTATGTCTTGCCTCTGCGGTTAACTCGTTGGGCACGACGCTGGCACCGCTGGTGGTGGCGCTGTCGCTACGTTTGGCGCCTTTCGATGCCGTGGCTCGGGAACAGCCGATCAGTCTGTTATGGTTAGCGATCGCGTTACTCTCGTTACTCTTGAGCGGCGCGATTATCTGGTTCCGACTGCCCGATGTCGCATGTTCGCAGACCTCACTTTCGCTAGGGAGCGAATTAAGGCGCCATCGCCCAGTGTTGTATAGTGTTGCGGCGATTTTTATCTATGTGGGTGTCGAGGTCGCATTGGCGACCAGCCTGGTGAAATATTTCATGGTCAATAGCGGCTAG
- a CDS encoding carbamate kinase, with protein MSKPLAVVAVGGNALIQDERRNSIPDQYAAVMESVRHITDMVDAGWDLVITHGNGPQVGFILRRSELASDEIAPVPLDYAVGDTQGAIGYMFQKALHNELARRGIAKPVVTLVTQTLVDEHDAAFNQPSKPIGGFLDEACARTRQQQLGWSVMEDAGRGWRRTVPSPAPLAIIEHDTIAQLVRQGYIVIACGGGGIPVVRDAQQQLRGVEAVVDKDLASALLASQLGADLLLIPTGVERVAINFATPQQQWLDRLDRAQARTLLQAGQFGVGSMQPKIEAILNFIDASQQRGNNARGLITTPQAIKAALAQQNGTWIIP; from the coding sequence ATGAGTAAGCCATTAGCCGTCGTCGCCGTCGGCGGTAACGCCCTGATCCAGGATGAGCGACGCAACAGTATTCCCGATCAATATGCCGCCGTAATGGAAAGCGTACGGCACATCACCGATATGGTCGACGCGGGCTGGGATCTGGTGATAACGCATGGCAACGGCCCCCAGGTTGGCTTCATCCTGCGCCGTTCCGAGTTGGCCAGCGACGAGATCGCCCCTGTCCCGCTGGATTATGCGGTCGGCGACACCCAGGGCGCCATCGGCTACATGTTCCAAAAGGCGCTACACAACGAGCTGGCGCGGCGCGGCATCGCCAAGCCCGTCGTCACCCTGGTAACTCAGACGCTGGTTGATGAGCACGACGCGGCCTTTAACCAGCCGAGCAAACCCATCGGTGGCTTTCTCGACGAGGCGTGTGCGCGAACGCGACAACAGCAACTTGGCTGGAGCGTGATGGAGGATGCCGGGCGCGGTTGGCGACGTACCGTCCCCTCGCCGGCGCCGTTGGCGATCATCGAACATGACACCATCGCCCAACTGGTACGTCAGGGATACATCGTCATCGCCTGCGGCGGCGGCGGTATCCCCGTGGTGCGCGACGCACAACAGCAGCTACGTGGGGTCGAGGCGGTGGTCGACAAGGATCTCGCCTCCGCCCTGCTCGCCAGCCAGCTCGGCGCCGACCTACTGCTGATCCCCACCGGCGTCGAACGCGTCGCGATTAACTTTGCCACACCGCAGCAACAGTGGCTGGATCGCCTCGATCGCGCCCAAGCGCGGACATTGCTCCAGGCCGGCCAGTTCGGCGTCGGCAGTATGCAGCCCAAGATCGAGGCGATCCTCAACTTTATCGACGCCAGTCAGCAACGCGGCAACAACGCCCGTGGCCTGATCACCACGCCGCAGGCGATTAAAGCGGCGCTGGCGCAGCAGAACGGCACTTGGATCATCCCATAA
- the fdrA gene encoding acyl-CoA synthetase FdrA, giving the protein MNVNYTVFNNLYQDSVSLMQISSQISKLPGIHQASVVMGTPTNLGQLRDAGLGDDIQAGPNDLIIAVQGDTQACADALLLAEQRLNSKPEESGGEGIKTPELVSLAMAQEVMPDANLALISVPGDYAAAEALKALNLGMNVMMFSDNVSLEQERAIKLHAQACQRMVMGPDCGTAIVNGTPLGFANVVRRGAIGLVAASGTGLQEVTCRLDQLGTGISQALGTGGHDLSEAIGGLSMLFGLQALAEDDDTQVIVLISKPPARAVAERILAQAQSAAKPVVVNFLGAAPETITRPNVTAAPTLASAADIAVALLNQQALPPTQPTLSAAQMASLQQASQELNAERQAIRGVFAGGTFCYEAQLICQQQGLIAHSNTPIAGNAPLSDIWRSHDHTLIDMGDDDFTRGKPHPMIDPTLRNQRLLAELRDPSCAVVLFDLVLGYGAADAPAQALLEQLTQIDRQHAPLLIAHVCGTEADPQCRSQQIQALRQAGILVADCNAQAAQWASYVAHIQAQKKKEVSA; this is encoded by the coding sequence ATGAATGTGAATTACACCGTCTTCAACAATCTGTATCAGGACTCGGTCTCCCTGATGCAGATCTCTTCACAAATCAGTAAGCTACCTGGGATTCATCAGGCCTCGGTGGTGATGGGCACGCCCACCAACCTGGGGCAACTGCGCGATGCCGGGCTGGGCGACGATATCCAAGCCGGGCCTAACGATCTGATCATCGCCGTGCAGGGCGACACGCAGGCCTGTGCCGACGCCCTGCTGCTGGCGGAACAACGCCTGAACAGCAAGCCGGAAGAGAGCGGCGGCGAGGGCATCAAGACGCCAGAACTGGTCAGCCTCGCCATGGCTCAGGAGGTGATGCCGGACGCCAACTTAGCCCTGATCTCCGTGCCCGGCGATTACGCCGCCGCCGAGGCGCTGAAGGCCTTGAACCTTGGCATGAACGTGATGATGTTCAGCGACAACGTCAGCCTGGAGCAAGAGCGGGCGATCAAGCTGCATGCCCAAGCCTGCCAACGCATGGTGATGGGGCCGGACTGCGGCACCGCCATCGTCAACGGCACACCGCTGGGCTTCGCCAACGTGGTGCGCCGCGGAGCGATCGGCCTCGTCGCCGCCTCCGGAACCGGGCTACAGGAGGTCACCTGCCGCCTCGATCAGCTCGGGACGGGCATCTCGCAGGCATTAGGCACCGGCGGGCACGATCTCAGCGAGGCGATCGGCGGCCTCTCCATGCTGTTCGGCCTGCAGGCGCTGGCGGAGGATGACGACACGCAAGTCATCGTGTTGATCTCGAAGCCGCCGGCTCGCGCCGTCGCCGAACGCATCCTGGCGCAGGCCCAATCCGCGGCGAAACCGGTGGTGGTCAACTTCCTCGGCGCCGCACCCGAGACTATCACGCGCCCGAACGTCACCGCCGCGCCGACCCTGGCCAGCGCCGCCGATATCGCCGTCGCGCTACTCAACCAGCAGGCGCTGCCGCCAACGCAGCCGACGTTATCCGCAGCACAGATGGCCTCACTGCAACAGGCCAGCCAGGAGCTCAACGCCGAACGTCAGGCCATTCGCGGCGTCTTCGCTGGCGGTACCTTCTGTTACGAAGCGCAGCTCATCTGCCAACAACAGGGGCTGATCGCTCACTCCAACACGCCGATCGCCGGCAACGCCCCCCTGAGCGACATCTGGCGCAGTCATGACCATACCCTGATCGACATGGGCGACGATGACTTCACCCGCGGCAAGCCCCATCCGATGATCGATCCAACGCTGCGCAACCAACGCCTGCTGGCGGAGTTGCGCGATCCCAGCTGCGCCGTGGTGCTCTTCGACCTGGTGCTGGGTTACGGCGCCGCCGACGCCCCGGCGCAGGCGCTGCTGGAGCAACTGACGCAGATCGACCGGCAGCACGCTCCGCTGCTGATCGCCCATGTCTGCGGCACCGAGGCCGATCCGCAGTGCCGCAGCCAGCAGATCCAGGCGCTCCGTCAGGCCGGCATCCTGGTCGCCGATTGCAATGCTCAGGCCGCCCAATGGGCCAGTTACGTCGCACACATTCAAGCTCAGAAGAAAAAGGAAGTAAGCGCATGA
- a CDS encoding cytosine permease: MRKTAANLNTASGFHIAMILLGIAVTPVLLSSSSLGNQLSSSNLITVVLLGGLILTVLAAITISVGEKARLPTYGIVKYAFGERGAIAINVLMAISLFGWITVTANMFGHSVHDLLAQHGLTLPVPLLVAAGSVIFVASTAFGFAVLGRVAQIAVPIIALMLCYILYIATQSTTSVPDTVASMNTGVAVSTVVGTIIVLVATLPDFGSFVHDRKHALIAAIIAFLVAYPLLYWAGATPSALSGQGSLLGAMAVFGAVLPAALLLIFACVTGNAGNLFQGTLVLSTLWPSLPKWQITVALGVLSTLLGSLDIMAWFIPFLLFLGIATPPVAGIYIADFFLYRQNGYQETVLSQEPAVKLLTFAAWILGAIVGFLTVKGVFTLTTIPSLDSILVACVAYALLSRVNQRR; encoded by the coding sequence ATGCGTAAAACAGCAGCGAATCTCAACACCGCATCGGGCTTTCACATCGCGATGATCCTCCTGGGGATCGCGGTCACGCCGGTGTTACTCTCCTCCTCCAGCCTGGGGAATCAACTCTCCAGCAGCAACCTCATCACCGTGGTACTGCTGGGCGGGCTGATCCTGACCGTCCTTGCGGCGATCACCATCAGCGTCGGCGAGAAGGCGCGTCTCCCCACCTATGGCATCGTAAAGTATGCCTTCGGCGAACGGGGCGCCATCGCCATCAACGTACTGATGGCGATCAGCCTGTTCGGCTGGATCACCGTCACCGCCAATATGTTCGGTCACTCGGTGCATGATCTGCTGGCGCAACATGGCCTGACGTTGCCAGTACCGCTGCTCGTCGCGGCAGGCAGCGTGATCTTCGTCGCCTCGACGGCCTTTGGTTTCGCCGTGCTGGGCCGCGTCGCGCAGATCGCGGTACCGATCATCGCGCTGATGCTGTGCTACATCCTGTATATCGCCACCCAGAGCACAACGAGCGTGCCGGATACCGTCGCCAGCATGAACACCGGCGTAGCGGTCTCGACGGTGGTCGGCACCATCATCGTGCTGGTCGCCACCCTGCCCGACTTCGGTAGCTTCGTCCACGATCGTAAGCACGCGCTGATCGCCGCCATCATCGCCTTCCTGGTCGCCTACCCGCTGCTATATTGGGCCGGTGCAACACCGAGCGCGCTAAGCGGTCAAGGCTCATTATTGGGCGCGATGGCGGTATTCGGTGCGGTGTTACCCGCCGCCCTGCTGCTGATCTTCGCCTGTGTCACGGGGAACGCCGGCAACCTGTTCCAGGGCACGCTGGTGCTCTCCACCCTGTGGCCGAGCCTGCCTAAGTGGCAGATCACCGTGGCGCTGGGGGTGCTCTCCACCCTCCTCGGCAGCCTGGATATCATGGCGTGGTTCATTCCCTTCCTGCTGTTCCTCGGCATCGCCACCCCTCCGGTCGCCGGGATCTATATCGCAGACTTCTTCCTCTACCGCCAAAACGGCTACCAGGAGACGGTGCTTAGCCAGGAGCCTGCCGTTAAGTTGCTGACCTTCGCCGCCTGGATCCTCGGCGCCATCGTCGGCTTCCTCACGGTGAAGGGGGTCTTCACCCTGACGACCATTCCCTCGCTCGACTCCATTTTAGTGGCCTGTGTCGCCTATGCGTTGCTCAGTCGAGTCAACCAACGGCGTTAA
- a CDS encoding MurR/RpiR family transcriptional regulator, whose amino-acid sequence MELENVFRNIKLSKTEITVLRFIQNDPEQCLRVGIRRVAELCYSNPSSLVRLAKKLNFSGWLELVYFIKFNITLPKLDITNDINFMNIQPSANLPLLLERLHHDRILIHGSGFSQLIAQYIYNKLLVIGANASLALWPDYEILEQKNSVKFDSIWLVSKSGRSTSALNWVKALQGKDIALICFSGDHQSPLAQAADTSIIIHDPQKFDDDIYWSNPFFGYCILGFEHLLKLWFRQHPNGAPSNNDAPTSIIAKY is encoded by the coding sequence ATGGAATTGGAGAATGTGTTTCGTAACATTAAGTTAAGCAAGACCGAGATCACGGTATTACGCTTCATCCAAAACGATCCTGAGCAATGCCTGAGGGTTGGCATACGGCGGGTCGCCGAACTTTGCTATAGTAACCCCTCATCATTGGTCAGGCTGGCAAAAAAATTAAATTTTAGCGGCTGGTTGGAGTTGGTTTATTTTATTAAGTTCAATATCACATTGCCTAAACTAGATATCACCAATGATATTAACTTTATGAATATCCAACCCTCCGCTAACCTCCCCCTACTATTAGAACGCTTACATCATGATCGTATCCTGATTCACGGCAGTGGGTTCTCACAGCTGATCGCACAGTATATTTACAATAAGCTCCTGGTGATTGGCGCAAATGCTAGTCTCGCCTTATGGCCAGACTATGAAATTTTAGAGCAAAAAAATTCAGTAAAATTTGACTCTATCTGGTTGGTCTCCAAGTCTGGACGAAGTACTTCGGCACTAAACTGGGTCAAAGCCTTACAGGGTAAAGATATTGCATTAATCTGTTTTAGTGGCGATCACCAAAGTCCACTGGCACAAGCTGCTGACACTTCTATCATTATTCATGACCCACAAAAATTTGACGACGATATCTATTGGAGCAACCCCTTCTTCGGCTACTGTATCTTAGGGTTCGAACATCTCCTCAAACTGTGGTTTCGGCAGCACCCCAACGGGGCGCCGTCGAATAATGACGCCCCCACCTCTATCATCGCCAAGTACTAA
- a CDS encoding DUF1116 domain-containing protein has product MNTLFSQPLKVVNAGLQSFANTIQQVGGEVIALNWQPPAQGDIATGLDLATLLAHPLVEQANQIAMARYLEAQPVLIDVMSAREAIPALAQQKRILHAGPPIDWQAMCGPVKGAIIGAILFEGWADSHQAAERQITTGEISLEPCHHYHAVGPMAGIISPSMPLWVVENKSNGQRTFSNFNEGLGKVLRFGANSQEVLTRLSWMRDQLAPALKAAIHQLGELELKPLMAQALHMGDEVHNRNAAATGLLIKRLLPALLACDLPLPQLQSSVAFITANDHFFLNLSMAACKAMMDAAAGVPFSSLVTVMARNGVNFGIRLSGTGDQWFQAPANAVEGLFFPGYGVDDAAADLGDSAITETAGVGGFAMASSPAIVKFVGGTPADATNNSRRMQAITLGNNPAFTLPALNFAPTAAGIDARKVVDRGILPIINTGIAHKQAGIGQIGAGITTAPMPCFNAAIRALAQRVAQGEAQ; this is encoded by the coding sequence ATGAACACCTTATTTAGTCAGCCGTTAAAGGTCGTCAATGCCGGGCTACAAAGCTTTGCCAACACCATCCAGCAGGTCGGCGGCGAGGTGATCGCCCTCAACTGGCAGCCGCCCGCTCAGGGCGACATCGCAACCGGTCTCGATCTCGCCACCCTGCTGGCGCACCCGCTCGTCGAGCAGGCCAACCAGATCGCCATGGCGCGTTACCTCGAGGCACAGCCGGTATTGATCGACGTCATGAGCGCGCGCGAGGCGATCCCGGCGCTGGCGCAGCAGAAGCGTATTCTGCATGCCGGTCCGCCGATCGACTGGCAGGCGATGTGTGGTCCGGTCAAGGGGGCGATCATCGGCGCCATCCTGTTCGAAGGCTGGGCCGATAGCCACCAGGCGGCCGAACGCCAGATCACGACGGGCGAAATCAGCCTCGAACCCTGCCATCACTACCACGCCGTCGGACCGATGGCAGGGATCATCAGCCCGTCGATGCCATTATGGGTGGTGGAAAATAAAAGCAACGGCCAGCGCACCTTCAGCAACTTTAACGAGGGGTTAGGCAAGGTGCTGCGCTTCGGTGCCAACAGCCAGGAGGTGCTTACCCGCCTAAGCTGGATGCGCGATCAGTTGGCTCCGGCGCTCAAGGCCGCCATCCACCAGCTGGGTGAGCTGGAACTTAAGCCGTTGATGGCGCAGGCGCTGCACATGGGTGACGAGGTGCATAACCGCAACGCCGCCGCCACCGGGCTATTGATCAAGCGCCTACTGCCCGCCCTGCTGGCCTGCGACCTGCCTTTGCCTCAGTTGCAAAGTAGCGTCGCCTTTATCACCGCCAACGATCACTTCTTCCTCAACCTGTCGATGGCGGCCTGTAAGGCGATGATGGACGCCGCCGCCGGGGTGCCTTTCAGCTCACTGGTGACGGTGATGGCACGTAACGGGGTGAACTTCGGTATCCGTCTATCTGGCACCGGCGATCAGTGGTTCCAGGCCCCGGCCAACGCCGTCGAGGGGCTATTCTTCCCTGGCTATGGCGTCGATGACGCCGCCGCCGATCTGGGGGACAGCGCCATCACCGAGACCGCGGGGGTCGGCGGTTTCGCCATGGCCTCCTCGCCGGCCATCGTGAAGTTTGTCGGCGGCACCCCGGCCGATGCCACCAACAACAGTCGACGTATGCAGGCCATCACGCTGGGGAATAACCCCGCCTTTACCCTGCCGGCGCTCAACTTCGCCCCCACCGCCGCCGGCATCGACGCCCGCAAGGTGGTCGATCGCGGCATCCTGCCCATCATCAACACCGGGATCGCCCACAAGCAGGCGGGCATCGGCCAGATCGGGGCGGGGATCACCACCGCGCCGATGCCTTGCTTTAACGCGGCGATCCGTGCCCTGGCCCAACGCGTCGCCCAAGGAGAAGCACAATGA
- a CDS encoding DUF2877 domain-containing protein, with protein sequence MRPPLLPALSCGYLAAERSAQSLSVHSSFAHALNLRDAQGALFTLLCGQRYPDLPDALRVALPVGWEWRHMAVRHAPVRLVAGRLLAERFEIDLRHAPVWRPTARSATRPLTAAAFATHYPRLCAQLQQYGLAHTCVSDLAWQPLTRSGALIPQETPERLELQVPCLIGYGKGLTPDGDDYLLGYLAALTWWPLSPTLAAHRERLRGIIQAHLTLTTDISAHYLSRALQGHFSQPIYHLLSQLSTNTAPAALHAAAERVMRFGATSGVDCLAGLLHGMRTLNAVQ encoded by the coding sequence ATGAGGCCGCCGCTGCTTCCCGCGCTCTCGTGTGGCTATCTTGCCGCCGAGCGTAGCGCGCAGTCGTTGTCGGTACACAGCAGCTTCGCACACGCGCTCAATCTGCGCGATGCCCAAGGAGCGCTGTTCACGCTACTGTGCGGCCAGCGCTACCCCGATTTACCCGATGCGCTGCGGGTCGCCCTGCCGGTAGGCTGGGAGTGGCGGCATATGGCCGTCCGGCACGCCCCCGTCAGGCTGGTGGCGGGCCGCTTATTGGCGGAACGTTTCGAGATCGATCTGCGCCACGCGCCCGTCTGGCGACCCACGGCGCGCAGCGCGACCCGGCCGCTTACGGCGGCGGCGTTTGCCACGCACTACCCGCGGCTGTGTGCGCAGTTACAGCAATACGGCCTGGCACACACCTGTGTCAGCGATCTCGCGTGGCAGCCACTGACGCGCTCAGGCGCGCTTATTCCTCAGGAGACGCCGGAGCGCCTTGAGCTGCAAGTGCCCTGTCTGATTGGCTACGGTAAAGGGCTGACGCCGGATGGTGATGACTACCTGTTGGGTTACCTGGCCGCCCTCACCTGGTGGCCACTCTCCCCGACCTTGGCGGCCCATCGTGAGCGATTACGCGGCATCATTCAGGCACATTTAACCCTGACCACCGACATCAGCGCACACTACCTGAGCCGCGCCCTGCAGGGGCACTTCTCACAACCGATTTACCATCTGCTCAGTCAGCTGAGCACGAATACAGCGCCGGCTGCCCTCCACGCCGCTGCCGAGCGCGTCATGCGCTTCGGTGCCACTTCCGGCGTGGATTGTCTGGCCGGCCTGCTGCACGGCATGCGAACGCTTAACGCCGTGCAGTGA
- the fumC gene encoding class II fumarate hydratase: protein MTRYRTESDSMGEVAVAAEQLWGAQTQRSLTHFRISDEKMPSALIHALVRIKRAAAQVNRELGLLSAEKAAAISQAADEVLAGQHPEAFPLVVWQTGSGTQSNMNVNEVLANRASELLGGERGMARRVHPNDDVNKSQSSNDVFPSAMHVAASVALREQLLPALQQLATTLHAKAHAFAAIVKIGRTHLQDATPLTLGQEISGWVAMLDHARQHIEASLPHLAELALGGTAVGTGLNSPPEYAPRVTALLAEMCGQPFVSAPNKFEALASCDALVQAHGALKGLAASLMKIANDVRWLASGPRCGIGEIQIPENEPGSSIMPGKVNPTQCEALTMICCQVMGNDVAITMGGASGNFELNVYRPMVIYNFLQSARLLADGMASFEHYCARGIEANRERIAHWLEASLMLVTALSPHIGYDKAAAIAEKAHREGLTLKAAALALNFLTEEEFTRWVRPERMVGQPAAR, encoded by the coding sequence ATGACGAGGTATCGTACTGAAAGCGACTCGATGGGGGAGGTCGCCGTCGCGGCGGAGCAGTTGTGGGGCGCACAGACGCAACGCTCGCTGACGCATTTCCGTATCTCCGACGAGAAGATGCCGAGCGCCTTGATCCACGCCTTGGTGCGGATCAAACGGGCGGCGGCCCAGGTCAATCGGGAGCTTGGCCTGTTGAGTGCCGAGAAGGCGGCGGCGATAAGCCAGGCGGCCGATGAGGTGTTGGCGGGTCAGCACCCGGAGGCGTTTCCCTTGGTGGTGTGGCAGACCGGATCGGGGACACAGAGCAACATGAACGTCAACGAGGTGTTGGCGAATCGCGCGAGTGAGTTGTTGGGCGGCGAACGGGGGATGGCGCGCCGGGTGCATCCCAATGACGATGTGAATAAGAGCCAGAGCTCTAACGACGTCTTCCCCAGCGCGATGCATGTCGCCGCCAGTGTGGCACTACGCGAGCAGTTGCTCCCCGCGCTACAGCAGCTGGCGACGACGCTGCATGCCAAGGCGCACGCCTTCGCCGCTATCGTGAAGATCGGTCGTACGCATCTCCAGGACGCGACGCCGCTGACGCTCGGCCAGGAGATCTCCGGCTGGGTCGCCATGTTGGATCACGCTCGCCAACACATCGAGGCAAGCTTGCCGCATCTAGCCGAATTGGCCTTGGGCGGTACGGCAGTGGGAACCGGCCTCAATAGCCCGCCCGAGTATGCGCCGCGCGTCACGGCGTTGTTGGCGGAGATGTGCGGACAGCCCTTCGTCAGCGCGCCCAACAAGTTCGAGGCGCTGGCGAGTTGCGATGCCCTGGTGCAGGCGCATGGTGCCCTGAAGGGGTTAGCGGCCTCGTTGATGAAGATCGCCAACGATGTCCGTTGGCTGGCGTCTGGCCCGCGTTGCGGCATCGGCGAGATCCAGATCCCGGAAAACGAGCCGGGTAGCTCGATCATGCCGGGCAAGGTGAATCCGACACAGTGTGAGGCGTTGACCATGATCTGCTGCCAAGTGATGGGGAACGATGTGGCGATCACCATGGGGGGCGCCTCGGGTAACTTCGAGTTAAATGTCTACCGCCCGATGGTGATCTATAACTTCTTGCAGTCGGCACGCCTGCTGGCGGATGGCATGGCCAGCTTCGAGCACTATTGCGCGCGCGGCATCGAGGCGAATCGCGAGCGCATTGCACACTGGCTGGAGGCCTCGTTAATGCTGGTCACCGCCTTGAGCCCGCACATCGGTTATGACAAGGCCGCGGCGATCGCCGAGAAGGCACACCGCGAGGGATTGACCCTGAAGGCCGCCGCATTGGCGCTGAATTTTCTGACGGAGGAGGAGTTTACGCGTTGGGTGCGCCCCGAGCGCATGGTCGGTCAGCCGGCGGCGCGTTAG